The sequence below is a genomic window from Methanocellales archaeon.
CCAATCCTCATGTGTATTTCTTTTGCCCCTGCACTGCGTATTAGATCGACAATTCTCTTAGAGGTGGTGCCCCGGACGATGCTGTCATCAATCAGCGCCACCCTTTTACCCTCGACATTTGCCCGTATGGCATTTAACTTCAGGCGAACTGCGATATCTCTCATTTCCTGAGCGGGCATGATGAAAGTTCTGCCAATGTATCTGTTCTTCATCAGCCCCTCGATATACCCTATGCCTGATCTTATAGAGTAGCCTATGGCAAAAGTGACTCCGGAATCCGGCACAGGACATACTATGTCTGCATTCACGTCATGCTCTTCCACCAGTATTTCCCCTATTCGCCGCCTGACATCATATACCAGCAAACCATCCACAATCGAATCCGGCCTAGCAAAATAGGTGAACTCAAAAAAACAATGCGCAGTGTTCTGGGACCGATATATGCGGCGACTCTCGATTTTACCGTCTCTCAGAATCACGAGTTCTCCTGGACGAACATCTCTGAGCAGGGTGCCACCCACAGTATCTATGGCCGCACTCTCAGATGCGACTATATACCCATTATTCATCTTACCTATGCACAGGGGTTTTATACCCAATGGATCCCGAACAGCCACAACCATGCCATCAAAGAGAAGCGTTAGCGAGTAGGATCCGATAATGCGTTGCATTAAGCTCCTAACCGCCTCTATAAAGTCAGACACGAGAAGCTCTTTGACGAGTAAATGCGCTATTACCTCCGTATCGGAGTCCGTTATAAAAATTCGCCCTTCCGCCTCCAGCTCAGCCCTCAACTCCCTATAATTGACCAAGTGACCATTATGTGCAATGGCTATGGCCCCCCTCTTGTAACTGATGAGCAGGGGCTGGCTATTTTCAATTTTAGAGGCGCCTTCGGTGGAGTACCTGACATGCCCGATCCCCATATTCCCCCTAAGCTCCCTCAATCTCGCTTTGTTAAAAACATCTGATACTAAGCCCATTCCCTTGTCTATGTAAATCTTATCATCATACGTTGCGATACCCGTGGATTCCTGCCCCCTGTGTTGAAGGGCATATAATGCATAATAGGTGATCAACGCCGCTTGGTCTGTCTCTCCG
It includes:
- the purF gene encoding amidophosphoribosyltransferase → MNFLKEKCGVVGVSLKNGETDQAALITYYALYALQHRGQESTGIATYDDKIYIDKGMGLVSDVFNKARLRELRGNMGIGHVRYSTEGASKIENSQPLLISYKRGAIAIAHNGHLVNYRELRAELEAEGRIFITDSDTEVIAHLLVKELLVSDFIEAVRSLMQRIIGSYSLTLLFDGMVVAVRDPLGIKPLCIGKMNNGYIVASESAAIDTVGGTLLRDVRPGELVILRDGKIESRRIYRSQNTAHCFFEFTYFARPDSIVDGLLVYDVRRRIGEILVEEHDVNADIVCPVPDSGVTFAIGYSIRSGIGYIEGLMKNRYIGRTFIMPAQEMRDIAVRLKLNAIRANVEGKRVALIDDSIVRGTTSKRIVDLIRSAGAKEIHMRIGCPPVISPCYFGIDMATRAELIAAHKSVEGIALMMGVESLGYVSIDGLVKSIGIPKENLCLGCITGRYPIEIPGEECIRKQLRLAQF